From Candidatus Rubrimentiphilum sp., one genomic window encodes:
- a CDS encoding RNA polymerase sigma factor SigF, translating to MQSHTDEERWDRHKTREAFARFATAKAHPGSPAYEKVRSELVVAHLNLVRYLAVKFANRGEALDDLIQVGTVGLLKAIDRFDLERGVEFTTYATPTIVGEIKRYFRDKGWAVKVPRRLQELNLAVNRAIEKLSVKIGRSPTVGELAEHLSVTEEDVLEAQELGQAYNLLSLDTELSGEGDKKSQTLADYIGTTDAGLALLEDKANLERAFEVLSGRERVILYLRFYESVSQTEIAKRLNVSQMHVSRLQQKALEKLRNVLQE from the coding sequence GTGCAGTCGCACACCGACGAGGAGCGTTGGGACCGTCATAAGACGCGTGAAGCATTCGCGCGCTTCGCTACGGCAAAGGCGCACCCAGGTTCTCCCGCCTATGAGAAAGTACGCAGCGAGCTTGTCGTTGCGCACTTAAACTTGGTGCGCTACCTCGCGGTGAAGTTCGCCAATCGCGGCGAGGCGCTGGACGATCTCATTCAGGTCGGGACGGTCGGATTGCTTAAAGCCATCGACCGGTTCGATTTGGAACGCGGCGTCGAATTCACCACGTACGCGACGCCGACCATCGTGGGCGAGATCAAACGCTACTTCCGCGACAAGGGATGGGCGGTCAAAGTTCCGCGCCGGCTGCAAGAGTTGAACCTTGCCGTCAACCGGGCGATCGAAAAGCTCTCCGTGAAGATCGGGCGCAGCCCAACCGTCGGCGAACTCGCCGAGCATCTCAGCGTCACCGAAGAAGACGTTCTCGAAGCTCAGGAACTCGGGCAAGCGTACAACTTGCTCTCGCTCGATACCGAGCTCTCCGGCGAAGGCGACAAAAAGTCGCAGACGCTGGCCGATTACATCGGCACGACCGACGCCGGACTTGCGTTGCTCGAGGATAAGGCCAATCTCGAACGCGCCTTCGAGGTGCTCTCCGGCCGCGAACGCGTCATTCTGTATTTACGCTTCTACGAAAGCGTTTCACAAACCGAGATCGCTAAGCGGCTCAACGTCTCGCAGATGCACGTCTCGCGTCTGCAGCAGAAGGCGCTCGAAAAACTTCGCAACGTGCTCCAGGAGTAG
- the ligD gene encoding non-homologous end-joining DNA ligase has translation MASRTTQQAKVGGRELTFSNLEKVLFPDDGYTKGDLIAYYLSVAKWLLPHLKDRPLTLQRYPDGVDKQSFFEKQAPRFTPEWIKTVTLSADQGSRKVAYILCNDEATLAWCANLAAIVLHVWYSHRPTLEHPDYALFDLDPTEGCTMKTLATVALEFHDMLGEIGLKPLVKTTGGSGLHVVIPLQSKYSYDAIKQFAEIVARKVAHELPKLTTLERSIAKRPKGTVLLDWVQVGRGKTVVPPYGVRARDGAPVSMPLAWPELKALGAKRSTPEAANARWTIANARKRLQAEGDLWGGKAWKAAALEPALKKAQRAWG, from the coding sequence GTGGCTTCGCGCACGACGCAGCAGGCGAAGGTCGGCGGTCGCGAACTCACGTTCTCGAATCTCGAGAAAGTGTTGTTTCCGGACGACGGCTACACCAAGGGCGACCTGATCGCGTATTACCTAAGCGTCGCGAAGTGGCTCTTGCCGCACCTGAAAGATCGGCCGCTGACGCTGCAGCGCTATCCGGACGGCGTCGACAAGCAGTCGTTTTTTGAAAAGCAGGCGCCACGCTTCACGCCGGAGTGGATCAAGACGGTGACGCTTTCGGCCGATCAAGGATCGCGCAAAGTCGCCTACATCTTATGTAACGACGAAGCCACGCTCGCATGGTGCGCGAACCTCGCCGCGATCGTCCTGCATGTGTGGTATTCGCATCGTCCGACGCTGGAGCACCCGGACTACGCGCTCTTCGATCTCGATCCCACGGAAGGCTGTACGATGAAAACGCTCGCGACCGTCGCGCTTGAATTTCACGACATGCTCGGCGAGATTGGCCTGAAGCCGCTCGTAAAAACAACGGGCGGCAGCGGATTGCACGTCGTAATACCGCTGCAGTCCAAGTATTCGTACGACGCGATCAAGCAGTTTGCGGAGATTGTCGCGCGCAAAGTCGCGCACGAGCTGCCGAAGCTGACGACGCTCGAGCGCTCTATTGCGAAGCGGCCCAAAGGCACGGTGCTGCTGGACTGGGTGCAGGTCGGACGCGGCAAGACTGTGGTTCCACCCTACGGTGTCCGGGCGCGCGATGGTGCGCCGGTCTCGATGCCGCTGGCCTGGCCCGAGCTGAAGGCGCTGGGCGCGAAGCGCTCGACCCCCGAGGCCGCCAACGCCCGCTGGACCATCGCCAATGCCCGCAAGCGCCTGCAGGCCGAAGGCGACCTCTGGGGCGGCAAGGCGTGGAAGGCCGCGGCGCTGGAGCCGGCTCTCAAGAAGGCGCAGCGCGCCTGGGGATAG
- a CDS encoding STAS domain-containing protein, giving the protein MDIKVNVRETKGDTYVVDLNGEIDVYTSPKVKDAIGELIDKGHYNLIINLENVRYIDSTGLGVLIGGLKRVREHGGSVNLVCTNPQIKKIFDITGLVKIFGIFDDEDSAMKALV; this is encoded by the coding sequence GTGGATATTAAAGTGAACGTGCGAGAAACCAAAGGCGATACCTACGTCGTCGATCTCAACGGCGAGATCGACGTGTACACTTCGCCGAAGGTCAAAGATGCGATCGGCGAGTTGATTGACAAAGGCCATTACAATCTCATCATCAACCTCGAGAACGTTCGATACATCGACTCGACCGGGCTCGGTGTTTTGATCGGCGGCCTGAAGCGGGTTCGCGAGCACGGCGGCAGCGTGAATCTCGTCTGCACGAATCCGCAGATCAAGAAGATCTTCGACATCACCGGATTGGTAAAAATCTTCGGAATCTTCGACGACGAAGATTCCGCGATGAAGGCGCTCGTTTGA
- a CDS encoding DUF2723 domain-containing protein — translation MFAASLDGAVSYWDTGESQVVPWIFGIAHPTGFPVFTIGAGIFAHVVAIGPVAWRIALFSAIAMSVASWAVFRILRELDAETWIALGAACVFAFGQIVWTRGTRAEVHALAVCLAALTLYFTVRWYVRGEPRSFMAGALCWGLGVATHPVVALFAPALLVVVFTRIRQLKLRVFAAGLAVLICGLACYAYLPVRSAMITQARLDPTLQLGDAPGKAFWDMNHPASWDGFKHEVSGSEYGSTGFLAAMVNPRTYHDGAPPFLEQLWREFTPFGILLALGGIVALARRDAALAIALLLAGTIPAIFAFGYTIEADIARYYLIPCLVVAIFAGYGASAIARAMPEMRTACIVVVAGLAIGLLLINRDTFNQRHSSGASGLIGTVVAHTPDDAVLLAPWIDSTALAYAAYVDRSLGRRIVDSAWLSDEAARVPGWIRQGRHVYVVDQVYGSVPGYRLVKIPGSPDVYRIVKE, via the coding sequence GTGTTCGCCGCCTCGCTGGACGGCGCGGTGAGCTATTGGGATACGGGCGAGTCTCAAGTGGTTCCGTGGATCTTTGGGATCGCGCATCCCACCGGATTTCCGGTCTTCACGATAGGCGCCGGTATTTTCGCGCACGTCGTTGCCATCGGGCCGGTGGCGTGGCGTATCGCGCTCTTTAGCGCGATCGCCATGAGCGTTGCATCGTGGGCGGTCTTCCGCATTTTGCGCGAGTTGGATGCGGAAACGTGGATCGCGCTCGGTGCTGCTTGCGTCTTCGCTTTCGGTCAAATTGTTTGGACGCGCGGTACGCGGGCCGAAGTGCACGCACTTGCCGTCTGTCTTGCGGCGCTCACACTCTACTTCACGGTGCGATGGTACGTCCGTGGCGAGCCGCGCTCGTTCATGGCCGGCGCGTTGTGTTGGGGCTTGGGCGTTGCAACGCATCCCGTCGTCGCGTTGTTCGCACCTGCGCTGCTCGTGGTAGTATTCACGCGAATCCGTCAGCTCAAGCTGCGCGTTTTTGCGGCCGGTCTCGCGGTGCTGATTTGCGGCCTTGCCTGCTACGCGTACCTGCCGGTACGCAGCGCGATGATCACGCAGGCGCGGCTCGATCCGACCCTGCAACTGGGCGACGCTCCGGGCAAGGCATTTTGGGACATGAATCATCCCGCTTCGTGGGACGGATTCAAACACGAGGTGAGCGGATCGGAATATGGATCGACCGGCTTTCTGGCAGCGATGGTAAACCCGCGCACATACCATGACGGTGCGCCGCCGTTCTTGGAGCAGCTGTGGCGCGAGTTCACGCCGTTTGGCATCTTGCTCGCGCTCGGAGGTATCGTCGCACTCGCGCGCCGCGACGCTGCACTTGCGATCGCGCTCTTGCTGGCCGGCACGATTCCGGCGATCTTCGCTTTCGGTTACACGATCGAAGCCGACATCGCGCGCTATTACTTGATCCCCTGTCTCGTCGTCGCCATCTTTGCGGGCTATGGCGCATCGGCAATCGCCCGCGCGATGCCTGAGATGCGGACGGCGTGCATCGTCGTGGTGGCGGGCCTCGCGATCGGCTTGTTGCTCATCAACAGGGACACGTTCAATCAGCGCCACTCGAGCGGCGCGTCGGGTCTTATCGGCACCGTCGTCGCCCACACGCCCGACGATGCGGTGTTGCTCGCGCCCTGGATCGATTCAACCGCACTCGCATATGCAGCGTACGTCGATCGCTCACTCGGACGGCGCATCGTGGATAGCGCGTGGCTGAGCGACGAAGCCGCGCGCGTACCGGGCTGGATACGGCAAGGGCGCCACGTGTACGTCGTCGATCAGGTCTACGGATCGGTTCCGGGCTATCGCCTGGTAAAGATTCCGGGCTCGCCCGACGTATACCGGATCGTTAAAGAATGA
- a CDS encoding ATP-binding protein, producing MNQPVMPPSQGTLGTVELRIPSKAEWVAVARLAVAAVANRLNFSIEDIEDVKLAVAEACTNCIQHAEGSDQIQITCETGPEGLTVRVRDFGRGTRLEGIQPRRIDEPRVGGLGVFLIRSLMDSVEYDVHPERGTNLVMTKKVSH from the coding sequence TTGAACCAGCCGGTCATGCCGCCGTCCCAAGGTACGCTGGGAACCGTCGAATTGCGGATTCCGAGTAAGGCCGAATGGGTTGCTGTTGCCCGTTTGGCGGTCGCGGCCGTGGCGAACAGGTTGAATTTCTCAATCGAGGACATCGAGGACGTCAAACTCGCAGTTGCCGAGGCATGCACGAATTGCATTCAGCACGCCGAAGGCAGCGACCAAATTCAAATCACTTGCGAAACCGGACCCGAGGGATTGACGGTGCGGGTTCGCGACTTCGGGCGCGGTACGCGCCTCGAAGGCATCCAGCCGCGGCGGATAGACGAACCGCGCGTCGGCGGCCTGGGAGTCTTTCTCATTCGTTCGCTGATGGACTCGGTCGAGTACGACGTGCATCCGGAACGCGGCACGAATCTTGTAATGACGAAAAAAGTCTCCCATTAG
- the ligD gene encoding non-homologous end-joining DNA ligase, translating into MPVKKRASGASRVREPGSLKRYHAKRDFKATPEPRGAPVKGGKRLRFVIQKHRASRLHYDFRLEADGVLKSWAVPKGPSLDPADKRLAMHVEDHPFDYRTFEGIIPKGQYGAGEVIVWDEGTYKLADGTDPAAEIGKGKIKFILFGKKLHGEFTLVRIRGRGEEGGDPWLLVKDKDEYVNTKYDIAKDNKSAKTGRTVESYANDPRAPHWDSGRKASGRLATKEKKSAKRDPIPVIHTPMLATLVDEPFDDDDWLFEIKWDGYRAICTVRENGKLSLVSRNGLDFLKQFPELEELSGAWKSLPIVVDGEIVSLDERGRSSFQRLQGSFNRQRPSARSPEAKKYPLTYVAFDVLYADGKDLRKTPLERRKGILEQVIGDTGLVLYSNHVAGDGRTFFEQAQRQQLEGIIGKRRDSLYQERRTRDWVKIKAQLMQECVIGGFTEPRGSRKGFGALLVGLYDRKKLYYVGSVGTGFNTKLLASLTAQLKKTERKTSPFVNDVESVTKAHFVEPKLVGEVRFTEWTRDGVMRQPAFLGLRLDKNPKDCVREVPIDTDDVT; encoded by the coding sequence ATGCCGGTAAAAAAGCGAGCCTCTGGAGCGAGTCGGGTTCGGGAGCCCGGCTCGCTCAAACGTTATCACGCCAAGCGCGACTTTAAAGCGACGCCCGAACCACGCGGTGCGCCGGTTAAGGGCGGCAAGCGTTTGCGTTTTGTCATTCAGAAGCATCGCGCATCCCGGCTGCATTACGACTTTCGCCTTGAAGCTGACGGCGTTTTAAAGTCGTGGGCCGTTCCCAAAGGGCCGTCGCTCGATCCGGCCGATAAACGCCTGGCGATGCACGTCGAAGATCACCCGTTCGACTACCGCACGTTCGAAGGCATCATTCCGAAGGGTCAGTATGGCGCGGGCGAAGTGATCGTGTGGGATGAGGGCACGTATAAACTTGCCGACGGCACCGACCCCGCCGCGGAGATCGGTAAAGGCAAAATAAAATTCATTCTCTTCGGGAAAAAACTGCACGGTGAGTTCACGCTCGTGCGGATCAGAGGCCGCGGCGAAGAGGGCGGCGACCCGTGGCTGCTGGTCAAAGACAAAGACGAATACGTCAACACTAAATACGATATCGCCAAAGACAACAAATCGGCGAAGACCGGCCGCACCGTCGAATCGTACGCCAACGATCCGCGCGCGCCGCATTGGGATTCGGGCCGGAAAGCGTCGGGCCGTTTAGCCACCAAGGAAAAAAAAAGCGCTAAACGCGATCCGATTCCGGTCATTCACACGCCGATGCTGGCCACGCTGGTGGACGAACCGTTCGACGACGACGATTGGCTCTTCGAAATAAAGTGGGACGGCTATCGCGCGATCTGTACCGTGCGCGAGAACGGCAAGCTCTCACTGGTCTCGCGCAACGGCCTGGATTTTCTAAAACAGTTCCCCGAGCTGGAAGAACTGAGCGGCGCGTGGAAGTCGCTGCCGATCGTCGTTGACGGCGAGATAGTGAGCCTGGACGAACGCGGGCGGTCGTCGTTTCAGCGCTTGCAGGGCAGCTTCAACCGGCAGCGCCCGAGTGCGCGGTCGCCTGAAGCGAAGAAATACCCATTGACGTACGTCGCCTTCGACGTGCTGTACGCGGACGGCAAAGATTTGCGCAAGACGCCGCTCGAACGGCGCAAAGGCATTCTGGAGCAGGTCATCGGCGACACCGGTCTCGTGCTGTATTCAAACCACGTGGCCGGCGACGGGCGCACGTTCTTCGAACAAGCGCAGCGGCAGCAGCTCGAAGGCATCATCGGAAAGCGGCGCGACTCGCTGTATCAGGAACGCCGCACGCGCGACTGGGTGAAGATCAAAGCGCAGCTGATGCAAGAGTGCGTGATCGGCGGTTTTACCGAACCGCGCGGCAGCCGCAAGGGGTTTGGCGCGCTTCTCGTCGGGCTTTACGATCGCAAGAAACTCTACTATGTCGGCTCCGTCGGGACGGGGTTCAATACGAAGTTGCTGGCTTCGCTCACCGCGCAGCTTAAGAAGACCGAACGCAAAACGTCGCCGTTCGTCAACGACGTCGAGTCTGTTACAAAAGCGCACTTTGTGGAGCCGAAGCTCGTCGGCGAAGTCCGGTTTACGGAATGGACGCGCGACGGCGTCATGCGCCAGCCGGCGTTTTTGGGTTTGCGCCTCGACAAGAATCCGAAGGATTGCGTGCGCGAGGTGCCGATCGACACGGACGACGTGACGTAG
- a CDS encoding lmo0937 family membrane protein: MAGLLWTIIVILVVIWLVGFLLVHVGGGLIHLILVIAVILLIINLLSGRGARV, translated from the coding sequence ATGGCCGGTTTATTGTGGACGATTATCGTCATCCTGGTGGTTATTTGGCTGGTTGGATTCTTGCTGGTCCACGTCGGTGGCGGCCTGATCCACCTCATCCTCGTGATCGCCGTGATCTTGCTCATCATCAACCTGCTGAGCGGCCGAGGAGCGCGAGTCTAG
- the alaS gene encoding alanine--tRNA ligase, translating into MKSQELRSAFVEFFTARGHKLVPPASLIPDAMSTTLFTIAGMEQFVPAFLGDEPPPAENAVTVQRCLRVAGAKSDIEHVGRTGRHGTFLEMLGNFSFGGYYKREAIAYAWEFVTKVLKLDPKRISITVHIDDDEAEKIWRDEIGIPADRISRLDEDNFWTMGATGPCGPCTEMFFDTGSEKIEFWNIVFQQFNRTADGTLEELPRKQIDTGMGFDRTLAIANGKSSMYETDLFTGIVEAQPTPKSQLSAKDQLERRNIIADHARAATFLINDGIYPSNTDRGYVLRFLIRRAIRNGRLLGYPDGFLTELVPAVVKSLETGYPELRANLSRIQQALRAEEQTFDRTLERGMARCAALFDEPKVVKSKVVPGKDAFELHDTYGFPVELTREIAGERGLTVDMPAFEAAMNEQRERARRDAAAKKPAVTLADLPAVKSEFTGYDGLESEGEIVALLKDDQSVAQLREGESGQVLLDRTSFYAERGGQIGDHGVLRTDSAFFEVTDTQYVGEAIAHIGTLRSGELRPGERVRTEVYADWRREIRRHHTSAHLLQRALKDVLGDDVAQAGSWVGIDRMRFDFRWPHGALAAGQKREIAHRVNEMIRDDTPLETRVMPIEEARASGAIMMFGEKYGERVRVVQAGPSVEFCGGTHSHSTGELGLFLILSEFSIGSGIRRIESCVSRTAEEYVQRQQELVSGLATSLATSPEELGERIEKLQTDVKELQNAVGDLRARLAGADAQTYLDKAEHKGDRSFVGAVVPEANSEALRHLSSAIRQRMRTGVIALAGIDNGTVSLLVSASDDMVKAGVHAGNLVKLAAPFVNGRGGGQPGQAQGGGKNPAGAPDALKAIREAVLSA; encoded by the coding sequence ATGAAAAGCCAGGAGCTGCGCTCGGCGTTCGTCGAGTTTTTTACGGCTCGGGGACATAAACTCGTCCCGCCGGCGAGCCTGATTCCGGACGCGATGTCGACGACGCTCTTTACGATCGCCGGTATGGAGCAGTTCGTGCCGGCGTTCTTGGGCGACGAACCGCCGCCGGCCGAAAACGCGGTGACGGTGCAGCGTTGTTTGCGCGTCGCCGGCGCGAAGAGTGACATCGAACACGTCGGCCGTACCGGGCGCCACGGCACGTTCCTTGAGATGCTCGGCAACTTCAGCTTCGGCGGCTACTACAAGCGCGAGGCGATCGCCTACGCTTGGGAGTTCGTCACGAAGGTGCTGAAGCTCGATCCGAAGCGCATCTCGATCACCGTCCACATCGACGACGATGAAGCCGAAAAGATCTGGCGCGACGAGATCGGCATTCCGGCCGATCGCATCTCGCGGTTGGACGAAGATAACTTTTGGACGATGGGAGCCACCGGGCCGTGCGGACCGTGCACCGAGATGTTCTTCGATACCGGATCCGAGAAGATCGAGTTCTGGAACATCGTCTTCCAGCAGTTCAACCGCACGGCGGACGGGACGCTGGAAGAGTTGCCGCGCAAGCAGATCGACACGGGAATGGGTTTCGATCGGACTCTGGCGATCGCCAACGGCAAGTCATCGATGTACGAGACCGATCTCTTCACCGGGATCGTCGAAGCGCAGCCTACGCCCAAGTCCCAGCTCTCCGCGAAAGATCAGCTGGAACGGCGCAACATTATCGCCGACCATGCGCGCGCCGCAACGTTTTTGATCAACGACGGAATCTATCCCAGCAACACGGATCGCGGCTACGTTCTGCGTTTCTTAATCCGGCGTGCGATTCGCAATGGGCGCCTCTTGGGCTATCCCGACGGTTTTCTCACCGAACTCGTGCCGGCGGTCGTGAAATCGCTCGAAACGGGCTATCCCGAGCTGCGGGCCAATCTGTCGCGCATTCAGCAAGCGCTGCGCGCGGAAGAGCAGACCTTCGACCGCACGCTCGAACGCGGAATGGCGCGCTGCGCCGCACTCTTCGACGAGCCGAAGGTAGTCAAGTCGAAAGTGGTGCCGGGCAAAGACGCCTTCGAGTTGCACGATACATATGGTTTTCCGGTCGAGTTGACGCGCGAGATTGCAGGCGAGCGCGGACTCACCGTCGACATGCCGGCGTTCGAAGCGGCGATGAACGAGCAGCGCGAGCGCGCGCGGCGCGACGCGGCCGCCAAGAAACCCGCGGTCACGCTCGCGGATCTACCGGCAGTCAAGAGTGAATTCACCGGATACGACGGCCTCGAGAGCGAGGGCGAGATCGTCGCGCTGCTCAAGGACGATCAGTCCGTGGCGCAGTTGCGTGAAGGCGAGAGCGGACAAGTGCTGCTCGATCGCACGTCATTTTATGCGGAACGGGGCGGGCAGATCGGCGACCACGGCGTGCTGCGCACCGACTCTGCGTTTTTCGAAGTGACCGATACGCAGTACGTCGGTGAAGCGATCGCGCACATCGGCACGCTGCGTTCGGGCGAGTTACGTCCAGGCGAGCGCGTCCGGACGGAAGTGTACGCAGATTGGCGCCGCGAGATCCGCCGCCACCACACCTCGGCGCATTTGTTGCAGCGCGCGCTCAAGGACGTGCTGGGCGATGACGTGGCGCAGGCGGGTTCGTGGGTTGGCATCGATCGCATGCGTTTCGATTTCCGATGGCCGCACGGCGCGCTGGCGGCCGGACAAAAGCGCGAGATTGCGCACCGCGTGAACGAGATGATCCGCGACGACACGCCGCTGGAGACGCGCGTGATGCCGATCGAGGAAGCGCGCGCCAGCGGCGCGATTATGATGTTCGGCGAAAAATACGGCGAGCGTGTGCGCGTGGTCCAAGCCGGTCCTTCGGTTGAATTCTGCGGCGGCACGCACTCGCACTCGACCGGCGAACTGGGTCTCTTCCTCATTCTGAGCGAGTTTTCGATCGGCAGCGGCATTCGCCGCATCGAGTCGTGCGTTTCGCGCACCGCCGAAGAGTACGTACAGCGCCAGCAAGAGTTGGTGAGCGGGCTGGCAACGTCGCTGGCCACTTCGCCTGAAGAGCTCGGCGAACGAATTGAAAAGCTGCAAACCGACGTCAAGGAACTGCAGAATGCCGTCGGCGATTTGCGGGCGCGCTTGGCCGGAGCCGACGCGCAGACGTACCTCGACAAGGCGGAACACAAAGGCGATCGCAGCTTCGTCGGCGCGGTCGTCCCGGAGGCCAACTCCGAGGCGCTGCGGCACTTGAGCAGCGCGATCCGGCAGCGCATGCGCACGGGCGTGATCGCACTGGCCGGCATCGACAACGGCACGGTGAGCCTGCTCGTGAGCGCGAGCGACGACATGGTGAAGGCCGGCGTCCACGCCGGCAACTTGGTGAAGCTGGCCGCGCCGTTCGTAAACGGCCGTGGCGGCGGACAGCCCGGTCAGGCTCAAGGCGGCGGAAAGAATCCGGCGGGCGCTCCGGACGCGCTCAAAGCGATCCGCGAAGCCGTTCTTTCGGCGTGA
- a CDS encoding DUF948 domain-containing protein — protein sequence MSTVSYWTAFLDVAGGLGAFLAGLGIFVAMLGLARTLRRLNRTLDGVDEQIASLGKPVAETLTHVGGIADTADRALARLSGTVSAVEQVAGSVANAAKLTQEAISPAIVNVGATLGGISAGLRRLVRGNSNGGRS from the coding sequence TTGAGTACGGTTTCTTACTGGACTGCCTTTCTCGATGTAGCGGGCGGGCTGGGCGCGTTCTTGGCCGGCTTAGGCATATTTGTGGCTATGCTCGGACTGGCGCGGACGTTGCGGCGTCTGAATCGCACGCTCGACGGCGTGGACGAGCAGATTGCGTCGCTGGGTAAGCCGGTTGCGGAGACGCTGACGCATGTCGGCGGAATCGCCGACACCGCGGATCGCGCGCTCGCGCGCCTCTCCGGAACGGTTTCGGCAGTCGAACAAGTAGCCGGATCGGTCGCCAACGCGGCCAAACTGACACAAGAAGCTATCTCGCCGGCGATAGTCAACGTGGGAGCGACGCTGGGCGGGATCAGCGCGGGCCTGCGCCGGCTAGTGCGCGGGAATTCAAATGGAGGGCGATCATGA
- a CDS encoding DUF255 domain-containing protein, whose protein sequence is MSSEFHFSPRPNRANEIAWRAWGETAFSEARRDDKPILLSISAVWCHWCHVMDETSYSDPRVIAAINERFVPVRVDNDRRPDVNARYNQGGWPTTAFLAPAGELLAGATYMPPDQLLGALDQIATFYKENRTHVEERAAELRKEAATRRETTGELRETMIARVLEEIADTYDPEYGGFGSEPKFPMTDVLDFLLQEYRVTGDERLYEMVAKSMLAMAGGGTYDHVEGGFFRYSTTRDWSVPHFEKMTEDHAALLRILAELARTTRNNSFRATLESALRYVRTVLRDSKTHFFAGSQDADEAYFALPLEQRRKREAPYVDRTSYTNWTAAMAGAFALASAALDDDDLLREAEATLDALHDHMRDDDGLLFHYVEPGGKPQVRGLLADQSAYLRALLDAHECGGEPRFFTRARELAIAIERRFAAPDGGFYDHAGIEEQLGNLANRQRPLADNSLLAENFLRLASLANDEPRRQVAERTLQVYASNYGGMRMFAAPFARALRRYFSRELSVMLIGDPGETADLREAARALPDPMLTVCTISPGDSQALRDRGMDSASAPVAYLCRGNVCGSPARTTAELRTAFEQLA, encoded by the coding sequence GTGAGTTCGGAGTTTCATTTTTCGCCGCGTCCCAACCGCGCGAACGAAATCGCGTGGCGCGCGTGGGGAGAGACCGCGTTTTCCGAAGCGCGCCGCGATGACAAGCCGATTCTGCTTTCAATATCGGCCGTATGGTGCCATTGGTGCCACGTCATGGATGAAACGAGCTATTCGGATCCGCGCGTGATCGCAGCCATCAACGAGCGGTTCGTTCCGGTGCGCGTCGACAACGACCGCCGCCCCGACGTCAACGCGCGTTACAACCAAGGCGGCTGGCCGACCACGGCGTTTCTCGCGCCGGCCGGTGAGCTGCTCGCGGGCGCGACCTACATGCCGCCGGACCAACTGCTCGGCGCGCTCGATCAGATCGCCACATTTTATAAAGAGAACCGTACGCACGTGGAAGAGCGCGCCGCCGAGCTTCGGAAAGAAGCGGCGACACGCCGCGAAACCACGGGCGAGCTGCGCGAGACGATGATAGCGCGCGTGCTCGAAGAGATCGCCGACACCTACGATCCCGAGTACGGCGGCTTCGGCAGCGAACCGAAATTCCCAATGACCGACGTGCTGGATTTTCTCTTGCAAGAGTATCGCGTCACCGGCGATGAGCGATTGTACGAGATGGTCGCCAAATCGATGCTCGCGATGGCCGGCGGCGGGACGTACGATCACGTCGAAGGCGGATTCTTCCGTTATTCGACTACGCGCGATTGGAGCGTTCCGCATTTCGAGAAGATGACCGAGGATCACGCGGCGCTGCTGCGCATCCTCGCCGAACTGGCGCGCACGACTCGAAACAACAGTTTTCGTGCGACGCTCGAATCCGCGCTGCGGTATGTCCGGACGGTGCTCCGCGATTCAAAAACGCACTTTTTCGCGGGCAGCCAGGACGCAGATGAAGCTTATTTTGCGTTGCCGCTCGAGCAACGCCGCAAACGCGAGGCGCCGTACGTCGACCGGACCTCGTACACGAATTGGACTGCCGCGATGGCCGGCGCGTTCGCGCTGGCGAGCGCCGCGCTCGACGATGACGACTTGCTGCGCGAGGCCGAGGCCACCCTCGACGCACTGCACGATCACATGCGCGACGACGATGGCCTGCTCTTTCACTATGTCGAGCCCGGCGGAAAACCGCAAGTGCGCGGACTGCTCGCCGACCAGTCGGCGTATTTGCGCGCACTGCTCGATGCGCACGAGTGCGGCGGCGAACCGCGCTTTTTCACGCGAGCGCGCGAACTGGCCATTGCGATCGAACGCCGCTTCGCGGCGCCGGACGGCGGCTTCTACGATCACGCGGGTATCGAAGAGCAGCTGGGTAACCTCGCGAACCGCCAACGCCCGCTTGCCGATAACTCGCTACTGGCCGAAAATTTCTTGCGTTTGGCGTCGCTTGCCAACGATGAACCGCGCAGGCAAGTAGCCGAACGTACGCTGCAAGTGTATGCATCGAACTACGGTGGGATGCGCATGTTTGCTGCTCCGTTTGCCCGGGCGCTGCGGCGCTACTTCAGTCGCGAATTATCGGTGATGCTGATTGGCGATCCCGGAGAGACGGCGGACCTGCGCGAGGCCGCGCGCGCGCTGCCGGATCCGATGCTAACGGTCTGCACGATCTCGCCGGGCGACTCGCAAGCATTGCGAGACCGCGGAATGGACTCCGCATCCGCGCCGGTCGCTTATTTATGCCGTGGAAACGTCTGCGGCTCGCCGGCCCGCACGACGGCCGAATTACGCACGGCTTTCGAACAGCTGGCTTAG